aactgtaggaacaagaagaaaaacacaacaacgtGAGTCACTTGTCATTATAGAAAACTTAGTTTATTCACCATTTTGAGCCGTCGTGAGCACTAAAAATAATCCGACGGTGTTTGAAAGCAGCAACATTTTTGTTATGGTTTTATGTCAGCAACGTAAAGCAAGTGGGACGTGACAGCCGCGTCCATTGGTGGAGAGAGAGTCACGTGCTCTATGCAAATGAGCCAGCTGTGTCCGAGAGGAAGGCTCTGCCCAGCGGCTCTGCGGGCTGAAGATGGCGGACGAAGAGAGCAGTCTCGGAACGGCCTTTTCAGGCGCCTCCGGTATGGACGAACCTGCCGCCAAAAGGGCGAAAATGAGTCCGGTGACTAAAGTCGCCGAAGCAGATCCATTCTCGTGTGTTTCTGGCGCCGCGGAGAGTTGCGAGGCGGCAGGGAGTTGTGCGCAGCCAGCGGAGAAGGAAGCGAAGCCGGTGATGGCGGTGGAGCAGGCCGCAGCGGGAGCGCCAGGCGGAGACAACAATGGACTGGGACTGCTGCTCTCCCAGCCGCACAGACCGGCTGTGAGACTACACGACAGCGCTGCACTCGGGACAACGGAGGAAGGTGCTGGTAAGAAAGGAGCCGGGCTCTTAACAAAGCTTCAAGGTTTTACACGCCGTGTACTTGTTTCACTAACTTAACCGGTTAAGTCAACTTAATGAGGAACAGAAGATATAATGTTAAACGcagtaaatatgtgtgtgtttgtttgtgtgtgagtgcgtgtgtgttgagtgGTGTCTACGTCTCTGGGCAGCAACTTGAACTTTTGTCCAGGTGCCgcttaaaaagaaaagtgaaaacagtCTGTGTGACAAGAATGGAAGTATTGAATTTCATGATTTAATATATTCCATCTACAAAACTTTATAACCATCTCTTACATACCAGTGATCTCATGACCAGTTAAAGTTGAGGTTGTTGTCATGGATATCGAAAGTAACGGACTAAAGTGGTTATTAAAGTTATCACTCATGAATAAGTCATGTCTCGTTTTATTTGTCCATTTTCCAAACTTGGCTGTGCTTTAGATTTTCTTGGGCATGACGACCTTCCCTCCAACGGCCTGGCTGTCACACCGGACCACATCACAGAAGAAGATGACAGATCATCACATGCGAGCTCCAGCGACTGGACCCCTCAACCACAGATAGGTAAGTAGGATTTGACAAAAGCTGTTCCTGTTGTACTTTTTATTAAGCTTGTGATATCAAATGTCAAGTATCAGTGGCACAGCCTCCATACAAGTCATGCTGAGATGTTGCATTCTTGACCAGGTTCATACAGTTTCATCCAGCAACACATCAGAGAGACCGACCCGAGGACCATTCTGAGAGAGCTGCTGCCTGAGACTGTACTCCCACCAGATTTAGACGACATGACGTTGTGGCagatcatcatcaacatctcCGAACCACCAAAGAGAAAGAAGCGGAAGGATATCAACACCTTGGAAGATGTAGTCAGGCTACTCCATGACAGTAAAAGGATCCTTGTGCTGACGGGTGCTGGGGTACGTATTTACAGCAGTATCacataaattgattttttttaaaaaggtgcaatATGTAAGAATCAGAACCTGCTCTCATTAGTGACACCGGTGGTCATTAAGTGAATTGCAGCCAGCATCCTGTTGCTCGCAGGAGTACTTGCACCACATTAGCACAAACAAGCAGCATCACCAACATTAGCCAGTTCAAACcacaatatcacaatatatttaaCATACTTTGTGGCAATGTTAGCTTACCTGTCCAATAGGAAGAAAGACAGCACAGGGACACAGGTTAGTGGGCTCCATTTCTAAGTTCATGTTGGTTATGGTTGCATCGTGTTGTTGCTGTAGGGGATTGGGAGAGAGGCAAGGCACTCTGGAGCACGCATAAACGGCAAATCCTCTTTCCTTGCAAAACCATCCTGagtcattttttatatatacagtaccagtcaaaagtttggacatactttctcattgatgtgaatgggaaggtgtgtcaaacttgactggtactgtaaatCAGTGCACATACTGTCACAAGCAACCGAGAAAGACAGTAAAAGTATGATTTTATTCCTCATCTCTTACTTCACATCCTGTTAgagttttaaattaaaattcttACATATTTCACCTTATAATTACTGAGTATGACTATGTGTAAGTTGTTATGTTCATGCTGCTAAGCCAGAATGCTTGTTTGCTGTTTTCGCAGGTGTCCGTTTCATGTGGAATACCAGACTTTCGCTCCAGAGATGGAATATATGCGCGGCTTGCTGTAGATTTCCCTGATCTTCCAGACCCTCAAGCTATGTTTGACATTGAGTACTTCAGACGGGACCCAAGGCCATTTTTCAAGTTTGCTAAGGTTTGTTTCATGTATGATTTTTCTTGTGCATATTCTAATTTGATACACATACATGCTAATATAAACCTTTTGTAAGGTGCTACAGAGATAATGTCATGCACAGATACAGAAGCCTCCACATACTTGGGTTTGCAAACTTTGTGATGCTTTTGGTCTTACAGGGAaaacaaggaagaaggaagtaattaaaaataatattcatattaaagTATGGCAGCCAGTAACGactgttttcattatcagttaatATGTcaataatttttttattttaaattgttagGTCTATAAAATGGtggaaaaatgttgattactgtttcccaaagcttAAGACATCCTCAAATATCTTCTTTTGTTTCACCAAACAATCCATAACTCAAATATATTTACTTCATTATCATTAAAACCAGACAATATTCatgtttgagaagctgaaatcagagaACCTTTTCTCCTTAAAGAATGACTTCagacaattaattgattattaaaagaATTGGCAATTAATTTAAAAGCTGGCAACTAATCAGAAGTCCATCATATTGTCACATGACTTCCAATTTCAGTACTTCTACTACTAGTACTAATATGatacaatgtttttgttttgcttgagTATACCCTAGATGAGATACATGCTCTTTGTCTAAAGGTCTATGAAAAAGCTTGTAATGTAATATATGATGCTCGGATCCTTGTGTGTAAAGGCATCTTTAGTGTTGACATTGTGTTTAAAAGAGGATTCAGATCTAAATCTAACATGAGATGCTCTTAAACCTCTTTAGTTTGAACTGTGAGACGATAATAAAAAGTGTCTTGAGCATATCAGAGGGATAAGATGTTCAGGTTGTGTTCTAAACTTATGCAGGTTTTGTCACAgactttaaagtattttaattttacagGTGCAGAGTTAAGAGAAGTCAGCACAGGGAGGATGTGCGTGATTATTGCAGTGTTTTGATATTTGCTCACAAGCGCTGAATGCCTGCTCTCTGTTACAGGAGATCTACCCGGGTCAGTTCCAGCCTTCACCCTGCCACAAATTCATATCTATGCTGGATAAGCAGGGGACACTGCTGCGcaattacacacaaaacatcGACACATTAGAACAAGTTGCTGGGGTTCAGAGAATTATCCAGTGTCATGGTAAGTGGTACAAAGAAAGATAtcgtttattgtttttaaatatataaaatggtATAGATAAAAGGTCATTAATAACTATTTTATTTCAGGGTCATTTGCAACTGCTTCCTGTCTTGTCTGTAAACATAAAGTGGACTGTGAAGCTATAAGAGAAGACATCTTTAACCAggtatttattcattacaaACTGATGAAtaacacataataaataatgcaGTATTGATTCTGCATTATCAAAGTCAGCAGGCACTGTGTTTGTATTAAGGTATCTCCTGCAGCTCCTGAAGCCTATTGCATACTCTGCCTGTTCAGCAACAATGGAACTGAAAAAGCATTTATAATATCCATCATTTCTGGTGGAGCTATAACATGAAAATACTCCTTAACAAGCAACTTCCAATAGTAACTCCTGTAGAGCCAAAAGAAGCTGATCTGTATACGTTTTCATTGCGTACGCCAAGCATTCGGCATTAACACAGTGGCTCTGAAACCAAAGGCGTAAagttttcacagcagacatgtcAAACACAGATGTAACAAATAACATTAACTGCTCAATTACATTGCAATGATTGTAACAGAGCCatagttaatgttattagttccACCTGTGATTTTTCTGCTATAACAAAATGTGTGCTGCGGAAAAAGGCTGCTGGCAAATGCTAGCAGGGCTATCAAGGTTTAGCGATATGTAGTCAGAGAGCAAAACAAAGTGCAAGATAAACTGACTTTTTactgggaataaaaaaaaaaaaaaagagtaatgcTCTTAAATCACCTGCTTCCAAAGAGGGACTGAAGAAGTATACAGTTTACATGCCTTTATATGTAATGGAACCGacaaatatgtgatcagctgtCATCTTTATTTTGGTCATATCTTTTTTCATCAGcaatgttcaaatgtaaattctGACACCCAGGTCTAAATTTGATACTTCAGCCATTGCAGTTAAAACATTGTGATCGTAAACACCAACCAGCATCATTAACTTCACAGTGATTTTGGTTTTGTAAGATTGAATTATGCTGAGCAAGCAaaacttagatttttttttaatattacatgaacatattttaaaatgtgacatgaGGTTGTCAGCTGCAGGTTGTCCTTCCCAAACATATGGCAGCATCCATTAGTCTGTCAGAGGGGTGTAAAAGTAAATCAGTGCTGTAGTTGCCTACAGTGAGGACATTGTCTAGTATTGTGGATATTATAGACAGACAACCCCCATGAAAATAAGGTTGAAATAagactttaaattaattttaatacaATAGTTTGTTCTAACAAAATGTATTCCCGCTGCAGGTCGTCCCTCATTGTCCGCGGTGTCCAGATATTCCTCTGGCAATCATGAAACCAGATATCGTCTTCTTTGGAGAGAATCTTCCAGAAATGTTCCACAGAGCCATGAAGCAGGATAAAGATGAGGTGGACCTCTTGATTGTCATTGGCTCCTCACTTAAAGTCCGACCAGTTGCCCTCATCCCAAGTATGTTGATTGACATGAATGCAATAACCAGTGATTTTTATAATGTGCCTGCAGTAAATTCAGAGATTTTGGCATGAAACGGTTTTTCTCTTCATCCCATCTAGACTCCATTCCTCATGAAGTGCCTCAGGTCTTGATCAATAGGGAGCAGCTGCCACACCTCAACTTTGATGTGGAGCTACTTGGGGACTGTGACGTCATCGTCAACGAGCTCTGTCATCGGTTGGGCGGGGACTTTGAGCAGCTTTGCTACAACACGGCAAGACTCGCGGAGATCACAGAGAAACCCCCTCGGTTACCAGAACAGCCACCAAGCGAGGCCTTGTCTGCTTCCAGTGATGCAGCACAGGAGGAGCAGAAGCAACACAGTACAGACTCAGTAATTAACCCTCCAGAGGAGACAGAATGTCCGAATATCACAGAGACTGCTGGTAATAACATTACACCTCCAGAGCCTTGTCCGAACGCTCAGTGTCCCAGCGAGGAGACGGCAGAGCCTTCAGAGTTACCAGCAGAAGAAACACCAAAAGAAGAGGCAGCGGAAGTGAAGAGCCAAACCTCTAACCTCGAATTTCGTAGACGATGCTGGATGAGTCGAATCAACAGGAGTCCAATCAGTAAACGCCTCGAGAGTAGGTTTTACATCACAGAAGATAGAACATTACGGTTTAATTAACATAACTTTATATGTATTTGAATGAGAGACCTTGGTGATTTTAAACTAGCCCCTTCAGTATAGTTTTTCCCTCAAACAGCatgcaaatgtaaattatatCTGATTACTCactaaataattataaatgcaTCTTCTCAATGCCAAAACAAAGTATGTTTCAGAGTTACACATCAATAGAGTCTCTCTCAATACTGAACTGTCAATTGCTTGTATTTGTTTTCTACAGCAGGCCAGTACCTGTTCCAAGCACCAAATCACTATATCTTCCACGGAGCAGAGGTTTACTCCGACTCTGAAGATGAGACGTCGAGCTCCTGCGAGAGTGACAGCGAGGAGTCTGAATGCAGTGGAGATGGGCCAGAAGAAGAGAGCGAGCCCGAGGAAGCCAGCTCACTAGAAGAGAGACACAATACAACAGAACACACTTTAGCCAATGAGGCCACATCAagtgtgcagacagacagtaCTTCTGAAAAGACTCAGAGCACCGCACacctttaaatgtaaaataccCAGTCGACAAAGCActaattgtcttttttatatatatatatatatatatatacatatatacatatatatatgtgtatgtatatatatatgtatatatgtttcGTATATTTTTGACTCATCAACCTTACTATTATTTTTCATAAAGTTGAAATTGCGTGACAACTTTGTGTGAATATGCAgtaatttttttctccttgtttttctttgtgccCAGATTGGTCACATGCATTGTGTCTGAAACATCATACTGTATACTACTTCCTAAATAGAATGCAgtagttattattttattttattttttatttctttcaatgTGCTCATCTCATTTTGCATTCACATTTATAGAAATTTAGCTGCTTTTGTCTACTGCGGCTTAGTACAATTGTAACAGTAGATCAAGCTTTAACTCTTCAATTGCAGCCATTGcaagcaaaacaaatcaaatgtcaATCTCAGTCTGTAGTGTGATCTCAACTGTGGTCTAATGATGTGTTTTACAGTTGGTTCATGTTACAATTGCAAAACATGTAAATATTGTAAGCCTACTGCCTGCTAAATAGTGGGAACTAATGAGTTtcagacacatacataaattATCTTCAGACGGTTTACTTGAACACGTTGTCTAACCTGCAATATAAACGGTTCAGCTCTGCCCTCTCATGATGGTAAAGTAAAGGAACAGTACTCTTTAATTTTTAGACCAAAGAACAGTTCACTGACACGCTCTTACGTTGTCATAAGCTTTGTATGTTTATTCTGTCATTTAAATCTcggaaaaaatataattattgaCAAGGTGTTCCTTCTGACATGTGGCAGCTACTTTTTATGGTCAAGCCTCTTATTTTTATACTCTGATGTGAGACATACTCATCAAAGAGTAGATGATAGTTTTTATCTGTACAAAGGTATACTGAGTTGTAATATTAAGCCTTAGGATTATATTCAATGAGCtcacattgaaaaaaaatggcACTTTTCTCCTTCTTACAAAGCCAATTTTGTTGCCCTTGTCACTTTTCATAGAACAGAAGTGTTAGAACAGTTTAATTCATAAGACTGAGGAGTCTGCTGCCTGTAAAGATCAAGTGTTAGCAGTTAGACATATTTGTTGGATTCATGTGTACGCCAACATAATTCACATTTCCAACACAATGTTTTGTGTACGGTTCAAGgaaataagtttttttttttttttttttttttttacatcattctAGTTGTTATTTCTTCTGGGGTTctcagtaaaaagaaaaataatgaaaaatactgATCACTCATTTCTGTTGTTTCATACACAGTTGGGATATTTGTCATCATATAGAGTGGTTCACATTGGACGCCTTCCAATTTATGATGCAAATGTAGATAGTGCGCCCTCTACCACACATGAGCCCACCCTGTCAGATCATTACACTTTCAAAAACGGGTGAAAGAATTACACTAAGAGATCAAGTAAggcacattttaacattattacaCACTGAtacaagttttttttataaGAGCAATACTACAAAAATGTTTAGCATTATTGAATCATTTTTTGTTATGAACTTTATTAATAACAAttcaacatatatatatcaAGTTGGGAcaaataacattataaaaacactATATGAGTACATCTAAATCCAGATAGACTAGAGGGGGGAAAACTAATATAAATACACAAGATAATTAGGACAAACCCATTATGAATTCATATAATCTGACAAATATCCAGAGCAgctctttctctcatttaatataataaatgccTTAAAGGATGCCACAACAGTCGTGTGTCTAAATGAatattgaaacaggtttttcttgctgtaatcattcctcctgtactgaccattagaagatcccttaaTAGTACACTTATAATTTAAGTTGATAgggaacaaaatccacagtcctccttctgttcaaacattttttatttatttattattatttagcactttatctgaagataatatgatgCTTCAGctatccaaatgagtcaaatcaagtagatagcTTTCAACGTTAGTCTTTATAGCAAagtccctcttttctttttgtcaggtCTACTATACTTCCACTGGAGATAAATAGGGAAACACAAGtcatttgatgctaaaaagactaaatgtgtcagatatccacttgatatgactaactcagactgctgaagcctcatataagcttcacatcaactttcaaatgcatttttgcacttGATGACTGGGAGTATGGAGCCAAAACTAATGGCCCTGATTTGGCTCCATATGTGTGTACACCATCAAATAGATAGTAAACACAGAGTATGATGAACAGGAGGGATttttacagtgaggaaaacctttGTCACTATATGGGCACCTggctgctgttttaagacaggcagagaaaaatgtgaacttgtcctttaacgGCTCCTCTTTAGAATCACATTTCACACCAGTTGGTGGAGGTAAAGCACCACATCTCTGTTTGCCAGCAGCGAAAACGACACCGCGAGGTAGAAGAAGAACTACGACGTgtcgtaaaaaaaaaatccagtcaACAACAGCAAACCCGAGATGGACTCCGCTGCAGACTGACACTTTGTATCTTCATTGTTGTGTCTGAAGATGCGGATCTAACGAAAGCAGGCTTCGGCACGCTGGGGCTGAAAAGATGGAGGCCATGGAAGACGACAGTGTGGAACTAAAAGACGATCACAATCACAACTACTGtgcgagcagcagcagcagcagtaaagtCCGCTTGTATCTTAGCAGCCAGCTGTCGGCTCCGCAGCCTGTCTGTGCGGCGCTGCCGGGAGGAGAACCGGGGACCCGGCGGGGGAAGCAGCGGtccggcagcagcagcaccgcAGCGGGGTCAAAGTTCATGGACTCGGATTCAGGCAGTGAGAGCAGCGAGGTCAGTGAGACAGACTGTTCTGCTGCACCGGCCGCTGTCGAAGGGAAATTCACCCTCGACTCGACTTCCAAGTTCCGTAAGTTGGTTTTCCTGCAGGGCCTGAGGTCCTGCAGCCGCCCAGCAGCTCGGCCCCGGCCCGATGCTCCTGTCTGTCAGGCCTTCAGTCTGCTACAAGCAGCTGTCTACCGGGTCAACAACATAACCAGctgtcctcttcttcctcttgttcctcTCAGTTTTAAATGCAATGGCCGTAGAAGACTACCGCAAAAACCACTGGCCAAACCTGGAGAAGGCTATCGACCGTCTGCTGATTCAGAACCCCACAGACCACATCTCTGTGTCGTATGCACAGATATACAGGTGAGCCACAGCTGGAGGACCAGTTATTGTACACACATCTGTCAGAAAGTAGGTCACGTCTGTACACTAACTCCACAAAACACTACAGTAAATACTCTAAAGTATAAGAAATGTTGGTAGATTTATGATGgctttatattttcatattttctagaTTGAGACAGCTAGAGCCTCAATGATAAGTCGATTAATTTATTAGTTTCCAACTATGTTGATAAatgtttgagtcattttttttaaacgaaGAAAATctaaattctctgattccagcttctcaaatgtgaatattttctgttttctttcatctttaacaataaattggactgttggtcaggacaaaacatgaaatatgagGATGTTACCTTGACCTTTGGGaaacaatgatttaaaatgttaagacAATCAGTTGATCAAGAATATTATCAACAGATTGATCAATATTGAAAATAAAGACAGCACAGGTGAAGTGATGTTGAAATCACACTGGATGTGACCCAGATTTACCAAAACAACATCCTCTGTTGATGGGATACACTCTGTAAAGTTTCTCTACATTTGAACTTAAACCAGAACTGctgactttccttcctgctctgatttcctcttttaaatttttttttctagttacGTCTACAAGtgtgtttgtcagcagcacTCTGAACTGCTCTACAATGATTTGACATCCAAAATAACAAGTCATCTACAACAAGTATCCACCCATCTACAAGTAAGAGAAAAGCTGCAAATGCAAGTGAATCactaaataatacataaagAGACTATTACGTACTAATGCTTTTGTTACCTTGTTTCCAGGCCAGCTCACCTGAGAACTTCATTGAGACCTTCAACATTGCGCTGACTCAATACACAGCTTCTCTTCAGTGCATAGTACCTGTATTTATGTACTTGGTAAGtagtattttattgttgtaaaacCACAGAACTACACAAAACTTGGACTATTATATCAGACTTATAACCCATATAAACATGTGCTTGTTATTGTTGCTTTCAGAACAAGTTCTACATTGAGTCCAAGCTGAATAGAGACCTAAGAGAGGATCTGATGAAGCTGTTTGCTGATCACGTTGCAGAAAAACACGTCAACACACTGATGCGTGAGTACATTGCTTCAGTTTATCAGGATATGTGTGTAGGGTTGTGGCAGGTGCACTAAAGATGTTTTATTCCCAGCCATCAGAAATGACCCCTgagacattttgtgttttttttctttcttttagctCTTCTCATTAAAGCTCATTCCATGCCTTTTGAAGTGCAGCCATCAACAATGGCCAGTGTGGTTAAAGGCCTCTACAGTCTCCGACCAGGTGAGTCAGGCATGTGTTTGTTACGTGTATATGAGATGTTTTAATATCACaaatttctctgtttctttcttctttttttgccttCACAGCAAACAAATATCACTTTAAACATCATCTTCTGACTCCTAGATTGTCCCTTTTCCATCTCTTTCAGAGTGGGCCCAGTTAGCTCCAGCGCTCTTCTCTGGGTTTATTCCACAAATCAATCCTCCGGCTGTGGAGTCTCTGCTGTCCGACTACGCCGCTCACGACCAGAAGCTGCAGATGGAGCTCTCTATGAACGGATTTCCACGGTCAGTTTTGCAAGTTTTGTGAGTCTCGGATCTGGTTTCGTATTATAACCTGACTTTTGAGCTCGTGctttactttaaatgactgatgagtctctctctctctatttttccaGAGGTGACCAGTCTCGCAAGCGGGCCAGCGATGACTCATGATAGGAGGGGCTCGGAGTCAGAACTATTACTGTGCCTCCAACTTCTTAATCGCACGTTGGCTCACTGCACTAGGTACAATGTTAACAATGTGTCAGTCTCATCTCTCTCGACTCAAGGTCACTTAACACTGTGAAGAGCAAAGATGACATGACGTTGGGAAGAATCTACcgcactaaaaaaaaaacgccGGTATTTGTCGGACGCTGCCGTGCGTGCCAAGATTTACGTTTTCCCTTATTTTTCAGAGTGCCTTTATGGTTCTGACTGAGTATCCTATCAAGAGAGAGTGGCTGATCATGGGTATTTCATTCCTAACCTTTAACATGGACGTGTCTTGTGTCGTTTTGATAACCCTGGGCTAATTAAGACTTTCTATTGCTGCTAAATAACACAGTCCAC
This portion of the Scomber japonicus isolate fScoJap1 chromosome 14, fScoJap1.pri, whole genome shotgun sequence genome encodes:
- the sirt1 gene encoding NAD-dependent protein deacetylase sirtuin-1, which produces MFCVREEGSAQRLCGLKMADEESSLGTAFSGASGMDEPAAKRAKMSPVTKVAEADPFSCVSGAAESCEAAGSCAQPAEKEAKPVMAVEQAAAGAPGGDNNGLGLLLSQPHRPAVRLHDSAALGTTEEGADFLGHDDLPSNGLAVTPDHITEEDDRSSHASSSDWTPQPQIGSYSFIQQHIRETDPRTILRELLPETVLPPDLDDMTLWQIIINISEPPKRKKRKDINTLEDVVRLLHDSKRILVLTGAGVSVSCGIPDFRSRDGIYARLAVDFPDLPDPQAMFDIEYFRRDPRPFFKFAKEIYPGQFQPSPCHKFISMLDKQGTLLRNYTQNIDTLEQVAGVQRIIQCHGSFATASCLVCKHKVDCEAIREDIFNQVVPHCPRCPDIPLAIMKPDIVFFGENLPEMFHRAMKQDKDEVDLLIVIGSSLKVRPVALIPNSIPHEVPQVLINREQLPHLNFDVELLGDCDVIVNELCHRLGGDFEQLCYNTARLAEITEKPPRLPEQPPSEALSASSDAAQEEQKQHSTDSVINPPEETECPNITETAGNNITPPEPCPNAQCPSEETAEPSELPAEETPKEEAAEVKSQTSNLEFRRRCWMSRINRSPISKRLETGQYLFQAPNHYIFHGAEVYSDSEDETSSSCESDSEESECSGDGPEEESEPEEASSLEERHNTTEHTLANEATSSVQTDSTSEKTQSTAHL
- the cacul1 gene encoding CDK2-associated and cullin domain-containing protein 1, which gives rise to MEAMEDDSVELKDDHNHNYCASSSSSSKVRLYLSSQLSAPQPVCAALPGGEPGTRRGKQRSGSSSTAAGSKFMDSDSGSESSEVSETDCSAAPAAVEGKFTLDSTSKFLLNAMAVEDYRKNHWPNLEKAIDRLLIQNPTDHISVSYAQIYSYVYKCVCQQHSELLYNDLTSKITSHLQQVSTHLQASSPENFIETFNIALTQYTASLQCIVPVFMYLNKFYIESKLNRDLREDLMKLFADHVAEKHVNTLMPLLIKAHSMPFEVQPSTMASVVKGLYSLRPEWAQLAPALFSGFIPQINPPAVESLLSDYAAHDQKLQMELSMNGFPRGDQSRKRASDDS